The genomic window GTCCCGAGAATGCCGCCGGCCCGTAGTAACTCGTGACGAAGAGACCCGAGGCGCGTCCGATCTGCCCGGGACGGACAGCCCGCTGCATCGCGCTGTTCGTGTTGGGGTAGATGAAGCCCAGCCCGAACGCGCCCATGAGGAAGGCGAACACGCACTGCAGGCCCACTGGGGCCTGCGTCTCGTAGACGCACACGCTGACGGCTGAGACGGCCAACAGACTGAGGATCAGCAGGTTGCGCTGGTTGACCCGGTCGCCGAGCCAGCCGCCGAGAACGGCCGACATGCCACCGAAACCGAGGAAGCTCATGGCCAGTGCCGCCTGCTCGGCGGAGTAGTGCAGCGACGTGATGAGGTACGTCGGGTAGAGCCCGAGGAACCCGTAGATGGCCACGCCGCTGACGACGGCGTGGACGGTGAGGGCGATGGTGTTGCGGTTGTAGGCGGAGGCCGGGACGTGGTCGTAGGTCCTGGCCGAGACGACCTTCTCGGTTGAGTGCTCGGTCAGACCGGCCTTCACGAGGAACAGGGAGGCGGCGGCGATCAGCAGGCCTGCCGTGCCGAACAGGTAGAAGGGCGAGTGCCAGGTGCCGTGCAGGCCCATGAGGTGGACGCCGATCAGCGGGGCGATGAACACGCCGACGGAGTAACCCACGCCGATGATGCCGAAGGCGAGGCCGCGCCGGTGGGCGAAGAAGGCGCCCATCGCCGCGAAGATGGCGGCGGACTGCATGCCCTCACCGAAGCCCGAGACGACCCGGTACAGGGTCATGTCGGCGAAACCGGTGGCCAGGGGCGTGGCCATCGTGCCCAGGGAGTAGATCACGATGCTGGACAGCAAGATCGTCTTGCGGCGAAAACGGTCCAGGAGATAACCCGCGGGCAGGCCGGCCAGAGCCATACCGAGGGTGAAGTTGGTCGCCAGCAGCCCGCCCTGTTCCAGGGAGAACCCGTACTCCTCGCGGATGTTGGGCAACAGGGGAGGGAAGACTTGGCGGTCCATCGCGTTGACCATGTAGGAGAGGACGATCAGCAGGAAGCCCACCCCGATCGTGGCCCGGGAGAGGGGCGGACGGGTGCTTTCCTGATGAGTGCCGTCGGCGGGCACGGCACTGGTGTCGACTTGTGCTGCGTGAGTCATTGCGGCTCCTGAGGGGAATGGGCCGCGGCAGGCCGCGGCGGACGCATCACCGGTACGGCGCCGCACGGGCGACGACGAGAAGCGGTGAGACAAGAAGCGGGCACGAGAAACGGGAGGACGAGAAGCGGTGAGCTGAACACGGACTCGGTCGAGTCGGCGACGGCGATACGGCCGCCGACTGGCGGAAAGGGGCGACGGGCTGCCGCGCGGACTCATGCCGCATGCGGAACTCAGCCGGTCGCCCGTCGGGGACGTCCGTGGCTGTGGCGTCTTCGACAGCCGGACCTCGTGCGGCCGTTTATCGGGTCACACGGTCGGCGTTGCCAGAACCATGAAGGGAAGTCCGTGGCGCGTCAAGACGTGGACAACGGATTTCTTCGGCAGTCCTTGTTTTCCCGTGGTGGCCGGGCTCCTCGGTTCTGGCCGGGCCGTGCGGCGAGGCGCCGGCGGCCAGTCGTACGGCGCGCTCTTGACGTGTCGAAAGCCCCGAGTGCTATCGTTAGCATCACGTGGCTGTGACAGAGTGATTCGACGTGCCCCGGCATCCCGTGACCCGTTCCCGGGGCGTGGCGCGGCGCCCGAACCGACCACAAGTCGGCGAGCGCCGGCGACCCACCCCGGCCAAGTGACCCTCTCCACCCACCCATGGCGGCCCGAAGGCATGATCGGACGCGACTCGGCCGCCGTTCTGGACGACGATCAAACCTGCTGACCGGATGCGACCGGGCTGGACGCCCGGCCGCCCGCCGCGGCCGCACGATTCTGCGAGGACGACCTGCCATGAAACCACTGAGCTGCCCAGGCACCGTGCTGCTCACCGACTACGCCTGGCCCGACGACTCCGTCGAGCGATCGGTCATCGAGCAGGCGGGCCACATCCTGGTGACCGGCCCCGCCGAGCCCGCCTCCGCAGAGGTGATCGAGGAACTGGTCGCCGAGCACCGGCCCGCCGGGATCCTGACCTGCTGGGCGCCGGTCTCCGCCACCGCGATCGACACCTCGCCGGAGCTTCGCATCGTGGCCAGACTCGGGGTCGGCCTGGACAACATCGCTGTTGATGCCGCCACCGAGCGAGGCGTGTGGGTCACCAACGTGCCCGACTACTGCGTCGAGGAGGTCTCCGATCATGCCGTCGGCATGGTGCTGGCCTGGACGCGGGGCCTGGCCGTGTTCGACCGGGAGGTCCGCGCGGGCCGCTGGGACCCCGCGAGCGCGCGGCTGCGCCGGCTGTCGACGCTGACCTGCGGCATCGTTGGATTCGGGCGGATCGGACGCGCGACGGCGCGCAAGCTCGGCGCGTTCGGCTGCCGGATCCTGGCCCACGACCCGCACTCGCCGAAGTGCACCCCCGGTGTGGAGATGGTGGGCCTGGAGGAGCTCCTGCGCGGCAGTGACGTGGTGATCCTCCATGTGCCGCTGACCCCCCGCACGCACCACATCATCGGAAGCGAACAGCTGGCGCTGATGCAGCCGGGCGGCCTGCTCGTCAACGTCAGCCGGGGCGGCCTGGTCGACACCGACGCGGTGATCAAGTCCCTCGACAGCGGGCACCTGGACGGTGCCGCCTTCGACGTACTGGAGACCGAGCCGCATGTGCCCGCCGGCCTGTCGGCCCAGCCGGGGGCGCTGCTCACCCCGCACGTCGCCTTCTCCTCCGACGCGTCGGTCATGGAACTGCGCCGCCGAGCCGCTGAGGAAGTCGTACGGATCCTGGCCGGCGAGAACCCGGTCCACGGCTGCAACAGCCCCCGTGGCCTGCCCGCCGGATCGGGTGACCAGCGATGAGCTCGACCTCCGCACAGGTGGGCCCGGGCCCCCTGCCCGACACCGCGCTGACGGACTTCCTGATCGAGCAGCGGCTCGCGGAGCCGACTGAAGCCGCTCACTGGACTCCGCTGGCCGGCGGCGTCTCGTCGGACCTGTGGAGGGTGGACCTGCCCGGACGGTCCCTCTGCGTGAAGCGCGCCCTGGCCCGGCTGAAGGTCGCGGCCGACTGGCAGGCACCGGTGTCGCGCAACGCCTACGAATGGGCGTGGATGCGGTTCGCGGACCGGCACCGCCCGGACAGCGTGCCCGATCTGCTGGCCCACGACCCCGAAGCCGGCCTCTTCGCGATGGCGTACCTGCCCCCAGAGCGGCACCCGGTGTGGAAGGCACAGCTCCTGGACGGCGAGGTGCGGGTGGCGACCGCGGCGGCCGTCGGAGAACTGCTCGGCAGCCTGCACGCGGCGAGTGCGGGGGACGCCACCCTCGCCGAGGAGTTCGCCACCGACGACAACTTCCACGCGCTGCGCATCGAGCCGTACCTGCTGGCCACCGCCGCCGCACACCCCGGTCTGGGCGATGTCCTGCGGGGGCTGGCCGACCGCACGGCCGCCACCCACCTGGCCCTGGTCCATGGCGATGTCAGCCCCAAGAACATACTCGTCGGCCCGTCCGGGCCCGTGCTCCTGGACGCCGAGTGCGCCTGGTACGGAGACCCCGCCTTCGACCTGGCCTTCTGCGTCAACCATCTGCTTCTCAAGAGCCTGGCGGTACCAGGACGCCGCGCCGAACTCCTCCGATCGGCCCGCATCCTGGCGCAGGAGTACGTCCGGTGTGTCGACTGGGAGCCCCGGCCCGCTCTTGCGGAACGGGCCGCGACACTGCTGCCGGCGCTGCTGCTCGCGCGGGTGGACGGCAAGTCCCCGGTGGAGTACCTCACGGACGACCGGCACCGGATGCTCGTGCGCACCGTGGCAACGGCTTTGCTACGGGCCCCCGCACCCACGGTGGGCGATGTCCTGGACACCTGGGAAGCCGCTCTGCCGGCCCCGACCGGCCCCGGCAGTGTGCGGCCCGACTGACCCCACCGATTCGACGATCCCGGCCAGCCCCGCACGAGGAGAGACATATGCGCAGAGTCGTCACCGGCCACGACGAGAACGGCAGATCGGTCGTCGTCAGCGACGGCCCGATCCCGCGCAGCCGGGAGTTCACCAGTCTGCCGGGCTGGGTGTCCCGTCTGCCGTGGGCGACCGAACCCGGCGACAACGTCAGCAGGACAGGGGAGGACCCTACGGCGAAGGTCACCAGCCTGCTCCCGGCACCCGGCGGCACCCGGTTCATCATCCTGACCTTGCCGCCGGACACCGCGATGGCCGACCCCGCCTTCGACCCGGTCGCCTTCGACGAGGAACAGCGGGCCGACTCGCCGGGTATCGCCGACCTCATGGAGCCCGACGGCATGCACACCACGCCGACCGTGGATTACGGCATCGTGCTGCAGGGCGAGATCGTCCTCGAACTCGACGACGGCCGGTGCACCCCACTGGCATCAGGGGACATCGTGATCCAGAACGGCACCCGCCATGCCTGGCGCAACCGCAGCGGCCGACCGGTCACCATGGCATTCGTCCTGATCGGAGCGGAATCCGACGGCTGACAGGGCCGCAGGCGCCGCCGAGGCCAAGAGAACGTCTTGCATGAGACGAGCTCGCGCGGCGAGCGCGGTGGGCAGGACACATCTCTGCTGGGGCGAGCAGACCTGGTGAGGTCTGAAGTCGGGGTCGGCCCCGTGCGTCCGGGGCTGCGAAGGGCCGGGTCGCTGCTGTGCGCCTGCACCAAGCGCCGGACCGCCGTCTTCGGGACGATGCTCGACGCCATGGCCGTGAACTGGACCGGCGGCTTCTTCCTGATGGACCAGGCCGGGGCATCGGGCCCACCGGCCCGCGTACGGAATCGTCGCGCTCGTCCTGGGCGCCGTGACGGCCGGAGTCGTCCTGCTCGTCCGCAACTGATCAGTACGCCGAAGCAGCTCCGATCATCCGGTGTCGCTGTCGGCGCGGCGCCGGGCGCCCGGAAATGAGAGCGCCTGATGAGCATCTGCCCTATGCAGGTGTCCTTTCTCGGGTGTCTGGAAGAAGCCCGGCTTCTTCGGCGCGTACGACACGAAGAGATTCTTCGTCTGCTGGTGGTACGCCGACAGCATCTCTCTGACCAGCGGCGATGTGGGACACGGAAGGTGATCGGCAGACATGGCCCGGGCATGGTCCGGATCTTGATCATCTCTTCGGCGCCCTTGTGATGGCGGCTGTCCACGCACAACGCGACGACGGCGAACGCACGGACACGCAGGTGATCCCCCGCGGGTCGAAGGCGGGCCGCGTGGACGGTTGTCCTGGCTGCGGGTCCCCCTCACTCTCGGCCCTGTCTGACAACGCGGACGGTAGGGGGCCGACGGCACCTGGCGATCCCAGGTCGGGAAGACGTGGAGGTTCGCGATTGATACGCCCGTTCGCATGACCCGGGCTCAGAGCGGTCGGTGCTGTGATGAGCTGTTGCCTCGCGTCGGCCGGCCGGAGCGGGAGAGATGGCCGGCCCGACCCGAACCTGGGATCGGTAGCAGTCCCGGCAGCGAGAGCCTCGCCGCATGGACCTGCAGAAGATGCTCGGGCTGTGGTGGACGGTGCTCGCGGGGCTGGCGTTGGTGGGTTATGCGTGTGTGCTGGCCGGGCTGACCCGGCCGCAGCGGGCGGTGTGGGTGACGGCTCGGGTCGTGGAGGTGGATCCGCCGGGACACGGTGAGTCGGGGAAGCGCGGGATACCGGTGACGATCGTGTACCAGGACCCCGGCACCGGGCGGGAGTTCAGGCTGCGGCACGAGAACAAGCGTGGCGACCGGGTGCAAGTGGCCTGGGTAGGGCAGGAGTTCCCGGTCCGGTTTCCGCGGCGGCGGCCGGAGCGGTTCTTTCTCATGCTGGACAGCGAGGGGCGGACCTCCGGGGTCGGCGGGCCGAACTGCATGGTGATCCTGCTGGTGTTGGGACTGGTCGTCCAGTCGTTCTTCGCGTGGGGCTGGCAGTGGGGGCTGATCTGCGTCGGTGGCCTGCTGCTCCTCGTCGTCGCGCTGAGCCGGGACGGCGAGTACGCCCGCGCCCGCGCCGCTCAACTGGCCGAGGGCGTCACCGTCCAGGGTCGCGTGGTCGCCGTCACCAGGGACGTCCATTCCGACGGCGAAGGCGGCGAGAGGGTCAGCCACGCTTCCGTCGTCGCCTTCACCACCCACGAGGGCGTCGAGGTCACCGCGCTGTGCGCGCAGGGCATCCGGGACATCGCCGAGTCCCTCGGCCGTGACATCCCCGTCCGTTACGCGCCCGACCCGTCCCTCCTGACCGCCGACCCCGACCACGAACGCCGTGAGCGCACGTCGAACATCAGGTTCATCGCCACCCTGCTGGTCACCGGGATCGTCGCGATCGGGGTGGGCGGTTACTGCCTCCACCACCCCTGGCCCTTCACCTGACGATGCAGGTCAGGGCCGCCCAGAGGAGGGGTGCGTGCTCGATCCGGCCGTCGGCGCGCCACTGGTCGAGCTGCTGTCGCTGCCAGGCGCCGAGACGGCGGACCGGGTCGTGGTCCTCGTGGGCCGCGTCCACGGCGACCACGGCCTCCGTGAGTGGCCGTACGGACTCCGGCAGACCGGCCAGGCGGTGGAAGGCGAAGCTGGTGGGGAGCACCCAGCGGGTGGCGGTGACCAGCTGGGCGCCGTTGTGGATCATCGCCGTCGCCAGGCCGAAGGACTCGGCGAAGCGGAGATCGCCGCCGCTCTCGCAGGCGATCAGCGCGACGCGCGGCGGTGCGGGCCAGAGTTGAGCGCCCGGCACGCCGTCCGCGCGCAGCGGGAGGGTGCCCAGGAGAAGGTCCTTGGCGGACAACGGGCGGTGGGTGCGCACCGGTTCGGTCATCCCCGTGGTCTCTGGGCCGCAGCACAGGTGGAGGGTGACGTCCTCGCTCTGCCCGCCCTCGACGGGGGCGCCGCTGACGTGACCGACGTACATCAGGCGACGGGCACCCTTGCGCAGCGCCTCGCCCAGCCAGTCGCGGTCGAGGTCGGTGCGGCGGAAGGCCTCGGCGGGGGTGGCGACGGACGGTACGACGGTGCCCGCGTCGAGCCTGCGCTGTACGAGGGACAGCAGCGCCGGGTCCGAGCCGGGCTGCCCCAGGACCGAGCCGAGCGGGGAGTCGGCGCGGAAGCCGGGGACGCGGGGGTCCAGGACGAGAACCACGGCGTCAGAGTCCGGGTCCTGTTCGGTCGGGGTGGTGCCTGCCCGTCGTAGCGATGCCGGTGCCGTGGTGGCGATGTCCACGAGGTCGATCAGCCGTACGTCGCTGTCGTCACCGTCCACGGCGAGCAGCTCCCACGGGACCTGGGCGACCCGGGGTGACGGCTGGAGTCGCATCAGTGGACGGCCCAGGTGGGCGGATACCTGGCGGATCTGGTCGGTCAGGCCCGGCGGCCACAGCACCTCGGCCAGCATGCGGGAGAGGCGGCGCTCTTCCTCGTACGTGGCCAGCGCGCCGGACTCGAACGAGCGTCGCATGCCTTCCGTGCCGCCGCCCGGCAGTTCGGTGGCCAGCGCGCGGATGACCTCGTTTACGTCCGGCCCCGGGGCGTACCCGGTGCCGAATCCCTGGGCCCCACGGGCCCACGTCCAGGTCATGTGCAGGTCACCGGCGTCGGCGAGGCGGACCTGGACCACCGGACGGTTCGCGTCGGTCAGATCGTCGGCGGACAGAACGGCACCTCTTCCTCGCTCACGATCCGCCGGTGATAGCGGAACTCGGCTGCCTGGACGTACTCCTGGAGCGCGGTACGGCCGCCCGCCTCCGCCGACATCACGATCTTCGGTGGCGGTGCGACCCGCAGGCCGACGGAGGCGGCGGCCTCGGCCGCGATGCCGCCCAGCGTCAGGGGAGCGTCGTCATCGGGGGCGTACGTCTTCATGGCGGCGTCCGGGAAGACCGCCGCCTTGTCGGCGGTGGACGTATGGTTCAGCGCCAGGGAGGCGCCCGCGCACCGGTGTTCCACCAGCTCGAAGATCAGCCCCTGGTCGTTGCTGCGGAGGGCCAGGCGGAACACCAACTGCATGGCTTCGTCGGCCAGTTGGAGCCACTGGCTGCGGGCGTGGGCGCTGGCGAAGTCGTAGCGGGCCGCTTCCAGCGTCAGGGCGGCGGGCAGGGCGAGGGAGAGCGCGTTGGCGAGCGAGGTGCGTTCGTGGACGCCGTGGTCGGTCCGGTTCAGGTTGTCCTCAAGGGTTCGCGCGAGCATCAGGTCCACCTGGGCGCACCGCTCGTACACCCCGCGCTCCTGGTACACGTCCCGCGCGCCCTGGGCGAGCCGCTTCATCTCGTCGATGTCGCCCCGCTCGTATGCGTGCCGGGCGCCCATCAGCATGGTGTCGGCTGCGGCGATCGCGGCACCGACCTGCTGGAAGCGGGCAAGGCTGGACGCCGTCAGAGCGGCAGCACCGGCTGCGTCCCCGCGGTGTGCGGCGATGGCGGCACGGGCTTGTTCGCAGACCGCCAAGTCCTCGGCCTGGCGCTGCCGTTCGAAGATCTCGGCGGCCTCCGCGTACAACTCCTCCGCGCGGTCGAGGTCGCCGGCCCGCAGCGCCGCGTACGCCCGGTGGGAGAGCACCTGTTGGCGCCCCGCGTGGTGGCCCAGCGTCAGATAGGCCTCCTCCGCGCGGGCGAAGTAGTCCTCCGCCTGCGCGAACCGCACGGTCGAGGCGCAGACGACCCCCAGACAGTCCAGCAGATACGGCTCGGCCGGCGGCGCGTCGGTCAGCAGCGCGGAGGCCAGTTCCTCGGCCGCGCCCCACGCGCTGCGGTCCATCAGCAGATGAACCCTGCTCAGGCCGATCTCGTCGGTGCGCAGACCCTCGAGGTCGTCGAACTCCGACAACAGGGCCGTCGCCTCGTCCATCGCCTCCTGCGCATCGTCGAACTGCCCGGTCCTGCGCAGCAGTTCGACCCTGGCCAGCAGTGTCTTCAGCAGGACCTCCAACCACAGCCGGCGGCCGTTCGGTCCCATCGGCACGGACGCGATGCCCCGCACCAGATCGAGGGACCGCCCGATGGACAGGGCCGCCCCGGGCAGATCCGTGGCCGCGAGCTGAACCGTCCCGACGTCGGACAACAGGTGCCCGCGCAGAAGTCGTACGTCGGGGGAGTCCTCGAACGACTCGGCCACGGCCAGGAGTTCGCCGTAGACGGCCAGCGCTGCCGGGAGATCCGGGGTGAGTTGATGGCGTTCGGCGAGTGCGAAGCCGCTGTCGAAGGGCTCGCCGTAGCTGAGCCCCGCCGCCTGCTCTTCCTGTTCCGCTGCGTCTTCCGGGTCTTCCTGCATGGGCTAGAAGTCCTCCTCCATGGCAGTGGCAGCCGCGATCTCGGCGAGGAACGGGTCCGAGTGTGCGGCCTCGCTGTCGTGCGGTGCCGCCGCGACGCCGATCCGGTGCCGGGCCAGGGCTCGTACCGCCTCACGTGCCGCACGGTCATAGGCACCCGGTCCCGGGTCGAACCCCGGCAGCAGGATGCCGACTTCGATGCTCGGTGTCGTCGAGGCCGGGATGTCCAGGTCGGCCCGGCCGGCCCACACGTCGTCCCGCCGGGCCAGCGGAACGCGGTTCGGCGGGCTGCCGTCCACGTGGATCTCCGCCGCGAGGTGCACCCCGCCCACGGGGGCCGCGATGTCGGCGACGACCTCGACCTCGATCCGCCGCCCGGCGCCGAGCGCGTACGCGGTCCAGGACACGGCGTCCTCGGCCGCGTCGACGAAGCCGGGAGGATAGCGGCACCAGTCATTGGTCCCCGAACCCCGGGCGATCACGCGGCCGGTCGCGGTGCGGAGACTACCTGCTGCGAGGGCGAACTCCTGCTGCCGTACGAAGAGGTCGGTGAGGTCGAGCGGCGGAGCGGTCGGCCTGTGGTCCCGTTCCAGGGCCGACCGGAGGCGCCGTAGCGCCTCCCCGTCCAGCCCGACGTTGTCGGCCGCGTCGTCGATCAGCCGTAGGACACGGTCCAGTTGGCGAGGCGGGGCCGCCGACTGCCGCCAACGGATCAGCGGGTCGAGCGCGGCCAGGTGCTCCTCCAGTAGTTCGGCACCCTCCACCTCACCTGACCCGTCGAGGAGTTGTTGGCATTCGTGGGTCAGTGCGGCCAACTCCAGCCCCAGCACGTCCGGTTCGAGCGCGGGAATCCCGTCCAGGTACGACGTCGGCCACCAGCGGGCCGCCCAGTGCCCGAGGGCGAGGCGGGCGGCAGCCTCGGCGAGTGCGGTCGGCTGCTCGGGCAGCGTCAGCTCGGCGGCCGGCGCTCCCGACGCGACGGCGTCGACAGCGGCGGCCGTACGCTCGCCGTAGACCGCCCACAGCCACTGCTGGGCCTGCCCCACGTCGTGGATCTCCGCTGCCGGCAGACCTGGTGGGCCGAGGACGGGCCAGGTCAGGACGGCGCCCGCGACGTCGAGAACGGC from Streptomyces sp. DSM 40750 includes these protein-coding regions:
- a CDS encoding MFS transporter, which encodes MTHAAQVDTSAVPADGTHQESTRPPLSRATIGVGFLLIVLSYMVNAMDRQVFPPLLPNIREEYGFSLEQGGLLATNFTLGMALAGLPAGYLLDRFRRKTILLSSIVIYSLGTMATPLATGFADMTLYRVVSGFGEGMQSAAIFAAMGAFFAHRRGLAFGIIGVGYSVGVFIAPLIGVHLMGLHGTWHSPFYLFGTAGLLIAAASLFLVKAGLTEHSTEKVVSARTYDHVPASAYNRNTIALTVHAVVSGVAIYGFLGLYPTYLITSLHYSAEQAALAMSFLGFGGMSAVLGGWLGDRVNQRNLLILSLLAVSAVSVCVYETQAPVGLQCVFAFLMGAFGLGFIYPNTNSAMQRAVRPGQIGRASGLFVTSYYGPAAFSGLLFAALVDSYGWSQAGLLQVTFLPLVSVAALVFVRPALFNNAVR
- a CDS encoding C-terminal binding protein, yielding MKPLSCPGTVLLTDYAWPDDSVERSVIEQAGHILVTGPAEPASAEVIEELVAEHRPAGILTCWAPVSATAIDTSPELRIVARLGVGLDNIAVDAATERGVWVTNVPDYCVEEVSDHAVGMVLAWTRGLAVFDREVRAGRWDPASARLRRLSTLTCGIVGFGRIGRATARKLGAFGCRILAHDPHSPKCTPGVEMVGLEELLRGSDVVILHVPLTPRTHHIIGSEQLALMQPGGLLVNVSRGGLVDTDAVIKSLDSGHLDGAAFDVLETEPHVPAGLSAQPGALLTPHVAFSSDASVMELRRRAAEEVVRILAGENPVHGCNSPRGLPAGSGDQR
- a CDS encoding phosphotransferase family protein: MSSTSAQVGPGPLPDTALTDFLIEQRLAEPTEAAHWTPLAGGVSSDLWRVDLPGRSLCVKRALARLKVAADWQAPVSRNAYEWAWMRFADRHRPDSVPDLLAHDPEAGLFAMAYLPPERHPVWKAQLLDGEVRVATAAAVGELLGSLHAASAGDATLAEEFATDDNFHALRIEPYLLATAAAHPGLGDVLRGLADRTAATHLALVHGDVSPKNILVGPSGPVLLDAECAWYGDPAFDLAFCVNHLLLKSLAVPGRRAELLRSARILAQEYVRCVDWEPRPALAERAATLLPALLLARVDGKSPVEYLTDDRHRMLVRTVATALLRAPAPTVGDVLDTWEAALPAPTGPGSVRPD
- a CDS encoding cupin domain-containing protein → MRRVVTGHDENGRSVVVSDGPIPRSREFTSLPGWVSRLPWATEPGDNVSRTGEDPTAKVTSLLPAPGGTRFIILTLPPDTAMADPAFDPVAFDEEQRADSPGIADLMEPDGMHTTPTVDYGIVLQGEIVLELDDGRCTPLASGDIVIQNGTRHAWRNRSGRPVTMAFVLIGAESDG
- a CDS encoding DUF3592 domain-containing protein, with translation MDLQKMLGLWWTVLAGLALVGYACVLAGLTRPQRAVWVTARVVEVDPPGHGESGKRGIPVTIVYQDPGTGREFRLRHENKRGDRVQVAWVGQEFPVRFPRRRPERFFLMLDSEGRTSGVGGPNCMVILLVLGLVVQSFFAWGWQWGLICVGGLLLLVVALSRDGEYARARAAQLAEGVTVQGRVVAVTRDVHSDGEGGERVSHASVVAFTTHEGVEVTALCAQGIRDIAESLGRDIPVRYAPDPSLLTADPDHERRERTSNIRFIATLLVTGIVAIGVGGYCLHHPWPFT
- a CDS encoding CHAT domain-containing protein, which produces MVQVRLADAGDLHMTWTWARGAQGFGTGYAPGPDVNEVIRALATELPGGGTEGMRRSFESGALATYEEERRLSRMLAEVLWPPGLTDQIRQVSAHLGRPLMRLQPSPRVAQVPWELLAVDGDDSDVRLIDLVDIATTAPASLRRAGTTPTEQDPDSDAVVLVLDPRVPGFRADSPLGSVLGQPGSDPALLSLVQRRLDAGTVVPSVATPAEAFRRTDLDRDWLGEALRKGARRLMYVGHVSGAPVEGGQSEDVTLHLCCGPETTGMTEPVRTHRPLSAKDLLLGTLPLRADGVPGAQLWPAPPRVALIACESGGDLRFAESFGLATAMIHNGAQLVTATRWVLPTSFAFHRLAGLPESVRPLTEAVVAVDAAHEDHDPVRRLGAWQRQQLDQWRADGRIEHAPLLWAALTCIVR